Proteins found in one Acinetobacter sp. XH1741 genomic segment:
- the mdcH gene encoding malonate decarboxylase subunit epsilon — protein sequence MASIWVYPGQGVQRSNMLHDLPQTALVKEYLERASDALKEDVLMLDSSAALQSTRAVQLCLLISGVVSSALLTAENLTPDYVAGLSIGAWSAAVVAGVLNYEDAIRLVAYRGELMQNAYPTGYGMTALIGADRATVEGWVKQINEITPQVFVANINAHNQIVISGSFEAMNQVAVLAKQQGVVAKKLDVSVPSHCELLSQQATQLAASMEGVTLKQPKIRYLSGTTARALGRPEQIGDDLAFNMSRTVDWESTIQAAWERGVRLQIEALPGTVLTTLARRTFKEGTVLSFQGTRIDSIQIAMQKEHQNY from the coding sequence ATGGCTTCAATTTGGGTATATCCGGGACAAGGTGTGCAACGAAGCAATATGTTGCACGACTTGCCACAAACCGCTCTGGTGAAAGAATACCTTGAGCGTGCATCGGATGCACTCAAAGAAGATGTCTTGATGCTGGACAGTTCGGCTGCATTGCAATCGACACGTGCAGTACAGCTTTGTTTACTGATTTCAGGTGTGGTGAGTTCAGCCCTATTAACGGCTGAAAACTTAACACCTGATTATGTAGCGGGTTTATCGATTGGTGCATGGTCGGCTGCGGTTGTAGCAGGCGTTTTAAACTATGAAGATGCTATTCGTTTAGTTGCCTATCGGGGTGAACTCATGCAAAACGCTTACCCCACTGGCTATGGCATGACGGCCCTAATTGGTGCAGACCGTGCAACTGTCGAAGGATGGGTGAAACAAATTAATGAAATAACGCCACAGGTTTTTGTCGCAAATATTAATGCACATAACCAGATCGTTATTTCAGGAAGTTTTGAAGCCATGAACCAAGTTGCGGTTTTAGCAAAACAACAAGGCGTGGTGGCAAAAAAATTAGATGTATCGGTGCCATCGCACTGTGAGTTATTAAGTCAGCAAGCAACGCAACTTGCAGCGTCTATGGAGGGAGTGACTTTAAAGCAGCCTAAAATACGTTATTTAAGTGGTACAACGGCTCGTGCGCTTGGAAGGCCAGAACAGATTGGTGATGACTTGGCTTTTAATATGAGTCGAACTGTAGATTGGGAAAGTACCATCCAAGCTGCATGGGAGCGAGGTGTAAGGTTACAGATAGAAGCTTTACCAGGAACGGTACTAACTACACTTGCACGCCGAACATTTAAAGAAGGAACCGTGTTGTCATTTCAAGGGACACGTATAGACAGCATTCAGATTGCGATGCAAAAAGAACATCAGAATTATTGA
- a CDS encoding malonate decarboxylase holo-ACP synthase: MVMKLELEAHDLLWGMTVDCLANDAPLWVKEVLLRGDPVVVRRAITPVDQVAVGIRGQFRYQRYAAQMPRSAISKQLKPEALTHVDTQQFAHLAERLQTISSIMKNFSGCWGYTGSFGFELATGVKAVTQQSDIDLLIRAEQPFAKKQAIELLENFQQAGLNVDIQLQLPQGGLALKEWARNSGKVLLKRPDGAVLVENPWN, from the coding sequence ATGGTCATGAAACTTGAGCTTGAAGCCCATGATTTACTGTGGGGCATGACGGTCGATTGCTTGGCCAATGATGCTCCGCTTTGGGTGAAAGAGGTTCTGCTACGAGGTGATCCTGTTGTGGTTCGACGGGCAATTACTCCTGTAGATCAGGTGGCTGTGGGTATAAGAGGGCAATTTCGCTATCAACGATATGCAGCGCAAATGCCACGATCTGCGATTAGCAAACAGCTTAAACCCGAAGCGCTGACCCATGTAGATACACAGCAGTTTGCACACTTGGCAGAACGTTTACAGACCATTTCCAGCATTATGAAAAACTTTTCAGGATGTTGGGGATATACAGGAAGTTTCGGGTTTGAACTGGCAACGGGCGTTAAAGCAGTCACTCAGCAAAGTGACATAGATTTGTTGATTCGAGCCGAACAGCCTTTTGCCAAAAAGCAGGCGATTGAGTTACTCGAAAATTTTCAGCAAGCAGGGCTGAATGTGGATATACAACTACAACTTCCACAAGGTGGGTTGGCGTTAAAAGAATGGGCCAGAAATAGTGGAAAAGTTCTATTGAAACGTCCGGACGGTGCTGTTTTAGTAGAAAACCCATGGAATTAG
- the mdcE gene encoding biotin-independent malonate decarboxylase subunit gamma — MNIAVDTLKASTRGAHWFKSLTQGFKTVEGFPASVWVADGQVDQQAVRVIAVVQDSNNLFPRARQGEVGLLEGWSLAKAVDDVIQADAQAEIKRAILCLVDVPSQAYGRREELLGIHQALAGAVDSYARARLAGHPILSLLVGKSMSGAFLAHGYQANRIIALKDSGVMVHAMGKESAARVTLRSVDELEQLASSIPPMAYDIESYATLGLLSELLSVENPEQPTNHDLSLVKQAIIQAFKEIHAEQSKGLEQRLHGQNRQMSKKVRELLREQWS, encoded by the coding sequence ATGAATATCGCCGTTGATACATTAAAAGCATCTACACGTGGTGCACATTGGTTTAAATCACTCACGCAAGGCTTTAAGACAGTTGAAGGTTTTCCAGCTTCTGTTTGGGTGGCTGATGGTCAAGTCGATCAGCAAGCGGTACGTGTGATTGCAGTTGTCCAAGACAGTAATAATTTGTTCCCTCGGGCGAGACAAGGTGAAGTTGGACTCTTGGAAGGTTGGAGTTTAGCAAAAGCAGTTGATGACGTGATTCAAGCCGATGCACAGGCTGAAATTAAACGCGCTATTTTATGTTTGGTTGATGTTCCAAGTCAGGCCTATGGGCGCCGTGAAGAATTATTAGGTATCCATCAGGCTTTAGCGGGTGCAGTAGATAGCTATGCCAGAGCCAGACTGGCAGGTCATCCTATTCTCAGTTTATTGGTTGGTAAGTCGATGTCGGGTGCTTTCTTGGCGCATGGATACCAAGCCAATCGTATTATTGCCTTAAAAGATTCAGGTGTTATGGTGCATGCGATGGGTAAAGAATCTGCTGCACGCGTTACCTTGCGCTCGGTTGATGAGTTAGAGCAATTGGCATCAAGCATTCCTCCAATGGCTTATGACATTGAAAGTTATGCCACGCTGGGTTTGTTATCTGAACTGTTATCTGTTGAAAACCCTGAACAACCGACAAACCATGATCTTTCGTTAGTTAAGCAGGCAATTATACAAGCATTTAAAGAGATTCATGCTGAGCAATCGAAAGGATTGGAACAAAGACTTCACGGCCAAAACCGTCAGATGTCTAAAAAGGTCCGTGAATTATTGCGTGAGCAATGGTCATGA
- a CDS encoding biotin-independent malonate decarboxylase subunit beta produces the protein MTDIESLLNKQDFIEFSARERAKALLDEGTFRELLDPFARVMSPWLVKQNIVPQADDGVVIAKGTIQERSVVLISIEGLFQGGSLGEVGGAKIAGALELAVEDNLKGIPTAAILLLETGGVRLQEANLGLAAIAEIQAAIVNLRQYQPVIAVVAGSVGCFGGMSIAAGLCSYIVMTQEGRLGLNGPQVIEQEAGVQEYNAKDRPFIWSITGGNQRFTSGLADAYVDDDRQKIRQQVIDYLVQGVPHQHRSSNYSFYLEKLQQVDTAEQITPAQVHALYQGEQA, from the coding sequence ATGACTGATATCGAGAGCTTGTTAAATAAACAAGATTTTATTGAGTTCAGTGCAAGAGAGCGTGCCAAAGCGTTATTAGATGAAGGGACGTTTCGAGAGTTACTCGACCCATTTGCGCGTGTTATGTCGCCTTGGCTCGTTAAGCAGAATATTGTGCCGCAAGCCGATGATGGTGTGGTGATTGCAAAGGGAACTATTCAAGAACGCTCAGTAGTTCTAATTTCTATTGAAGGCTTATTTCAAGGCGGAAGTTTAGGCGAGGTGGGCGGTGCCAAAATTGCGGGTGCCTTAGAACTTGCAGTTGAAGACAATCTAAAAGGTATTCCAACAGCGGCAATTTTATTGTTGGAAACGGGTGGTGTTCGCTTACAAGAAGCAAATCTGGGCTTGGCAGCCATTGCTGAAATTCAGGCTGCAATTGTGAACTTACGTCAGTATCAGCCTGTGATTGCTGTTGTTGCAGGCAGCGTAGGGTGCTTCGGTGGAATGTCAATTGCAGCTGGACTATGTAGCTATATTGTAATGACACAAGAAGGACGTTTAGGCCTAAATGGCCCGCAAGTGATCGAACAAGAAGCCGGTGTACAAGAATATAACGCCAAAGATCGCCCATTTATATGGAGTATTACTGGTGGTAATCAGCGCTTCACTAGTGGCTTGGCAGATGCTTATGTAGACGATGATCGCCAGAAAATTCGTCAGCAAGTCATCGATTATTTAGTCCAAGGCGTACCTCATCAGCATCGTAGTTCAAATTACTCATTCTATTTAGAAAAGCTACAACAAGTCGATACTGCCGAGCAGATTACCCCAGCACAGGTTCACGCTTTGTATCAAGGAGAGCAAGCATGA
- a CDS encoding malonate decarboxylase subunit delta, translating into METLHFEFVGTEPPVKKALVGCVGSGDLEILMEPGEKGKTSIHVVTSVDGSAARWHNLFERIFTAQIPPAVNIDIHDFGATPGVVRLRLEQALEEIAHD; encoded by the coding sequence ATGGAAACACTTCATTTTGAATTTGTGGGCACAGAACCACCTGTAAAAAAAGCGTTGGTGGGGTGTGTGGGTTCGGGTGATTTAGAAATTCTGATGGAACCCGGTGAAAAGGGAAAAACTTCTATTCATGTCGTCACCTCCGTAGATGGCAGTGCAGCACGTTGGCACAATCTTTTTGAACGGATTTTTACTGCTCAAATACCACCAGCGGTCAATATTGATATTCATGACTTTGGTGCAACTCCTGGCGTTGTTCGCTTACGTCTGGAACAAGCATTAGAGGAGATTGCTCATGACTGA
- a CDS encoding triphosphoribosyl-dephospho-CoA synthase gives MMAQVQYQTLSDSHLLADMAVEALIDEVNLTPKPALVDRRGNGAHDDLTLELMERSAKSLRPMFEEMAQAAIHHGEVCLALREDIGEIGRQGEKVMMLATDGVNTHRGAIWALGLMVTAAALARSNQQYLSAVELCQLAGQIAQLEDRFVPVQALSHGQQVQKKLGILGAKEQAQLGFPTIVNFGLKQLYQSRSKPMKEEFARLDALLAIMTDLTDTCVLYRSGTSGLKRMQQGAQQVLDLGGSSSLEGRRALHLLEIDLLRMKASAGGAADLLAATLFIDRAQQSSLKNKEGF, from the coding sequence ATGATGGCACAAGTTCAATATCAAACACTTAGTGATAGTCATCTTTTGGCAGATATGGCGGTTGAGGCTTTAATTGATGAAGTTAATCTGACACCCAAACCAGCCTTGGTAGATCGCCGTGGTAATGGTGCACATGATGACCTGACTTTGGAGTTAATGGAGCGCTCTGCAAAAAGTTTACGCCCGATGTTTGAAGAAATGGCTCAAGCAGCCATACACCATGGTGAAGTTTGTTTGGCCTTACGCGAAGACATTGGTGAAATTGGTCGCCAAGGTGAAAAAGTCATGATGTTGGCGACAGATGGCGTCAATACACATCGCGGTGCAATTTGGGCATTAGGTTTAATGGTGACGGCGGCGGCATTGGCACGTAGCAATCAACAATATTTATCAGCTGTTGAGCTATGCCAGTTAGCAGGCCAGATTGCTCAGCTTGAAGACCGCTTTGTGCCTGTGCAGGCTTTAAGTCATGGTCAGCAAGTACAAAAGAAATTAGGCATCTTAGGTGCCAAAGAACAGGCGCAACTGGGCTTTCCAACCATCGTAAATTTTGGCTTAAAACAGCTTTACCAAAGTCGTAGTAAACCCATGAAAGAAGAGTTCGCTCGCTTAGATGCCTTGCTTGCAATAATGACTGATCTGACCGATACCTGTGTGCTTTATCGCTCTGGAACATCTGGTTTAAAGCGTATGCAACAAGGTGCTCAGCAAGTACTGGATTTGGGCGGTAGCTCAAGCTTAGAAGGTCGTCGCGCTTTGCATCTTTTAGAGATTGATCTACTTCGGATGAAAGCCTCCGCTGGTGGTGCCGCAGATTTGTTGGCAGCAACATTGTTTATAGATCGTGCTCAGCAGTCATCTTTAAAAAATAAAGAGGGATTTTGA
- the mdcA gene encoding malonate decarboxylase subunit alpha, translating to MEGSVQNKERLWTKRRHAKQLKLEMANQYTDGVVIPTQDIIKVLETLITPGDRVVLEGNNQKQADFLSRSLAQTNPDVLHDLHMIMPSVGRSEHLDLFEKGIARKLDFSFAGPQSLRISQLIEDGRLEIGAIHTYIELYSRLVVDLIPNVVLSAGFMADRQGNIYTGPSTEDSPALIEPAAFSDGIVIVQVNELVDDVTDLPRVDIPASWVDYVVVADQPFYIEPLFTRDPKHIKPVHVLMAMMAIRGIYEKHNVQSLNHGIGFNTAAIELILPTYGESLGLKGKICRNWTLNPHPTLIPAIETGWVESVHCFGTELGMEKYVAARPDVFFTGRDGALRSNRMMCQLAGQYAVDLFIGATLQIDGMGHSSTVTKGRLAGFGGAPNMGHDPRGRRHDTPAWLDMRLQGANETETYLARGKKLVVQMVETFQEGGKPTFVERLDAIDVAKTAGLPLAPIMIYGDDVTHLLTEEGIAYLYKASSQEERQAMIAAVAGVTSIGLTQDPKTTARLRSEGLVVFPEDLGIRRTDATRELLAAKNIADLVTWSDGLYQPPAKFRSW from the coding sequence ATGGAAGGTTCAGTTCAGAATAAAGAACGGTTATGGACAAAGCGGCGTCATGCCAAACAACTAAAACTAGAGATGGCAAACCAATATACCGATGGTGTGGTCATTCCAACTCAAGACATTATTAAAGTTTTAGAAACCCTGATTACTCCGGGTGACAGAGTTGTACTCGAAGGAAATAACCAAAAGCAGGCCGATTTCTTATCGCGCTCTTTGGCACAAACCAATCCAGATGTTTTGCATGATTTACATATGATCATGCCAAGCGTTGGACGTTCGGAACATCTTGATCTGTTTGAAAAAGGCATTGCGCGTAAGCTCGATTTTTCTTTTGCTGGCCCACAAAGTTTACGTATTAGCCAGTTAATTGAAGATGGACGATTAGAGATTGGTGCGATTCATACCTATATTGAATTGTATTCGCGTTTGGTGGTTGACCTCATTCCAAATGTGGTGCTTTCGGCGGGCTTTATGGCAGATCGTCAAGGCAATATTTATACAGGTCCAAGTACCGAAGATTCTCCAGCACTTATTGAACCTGCCGCTTTTAGTGATGGTATTGTGATTGTTCAAGTCAATGAACTGGTCGATGACGTAACCGATTTACCACGTGTTGATATTCCTGCTTCGTGGGTGGATTATGTGGTAGTTGCAGATCAGCCTTTTTATATCGAACCGTTATTTACGCGTGACCCGAAACACATCAAGCCAGTACATGTACTTATGGCCATGATGGCAATTCGCGGAATTTATGAAAAGCATAATGTGCAATCTTTAAATCATGGCATTGGTTTTAACACGGCAGCAATTGAACTGATTTTACCGACCTATGGTGAGTCTTTGGGGTTAAAAGGAAAAATCTGCCGAAACTGGACACTAAATCCGCATCCAACCTTAATCCCAGCGATTGAAACAGGTTGGGTTGAAAGCGTGCATTGCTTTGGTACCGAACTCGGTATGGAAAAATATGTTGCAGCTCGGCCTGATGTTTTCTTTACAGGTCGTGATGGCGCTTTACGTTCCAACCGCATGATGTGTCAGCTCGCAGGTCAATACGCCGTTGATCTATTTATTGGTGCGACTTTGCAAATTGATGGTATGGGGCATTCTTCAACTGTTACCAAAGGGCGTTTAGCGGGCTTTGGTGGTGCACCAAACATGGGGCATGATCCGCGTGGCCGTCGTCACGATACGCCAGCATGGCTTGATATGCGTTTGCAAGGTGCTAATGAAACAGAAACTTATTTGGCACGTGGTAAAAAGCTGGTTGTTCAAATGGTGGAAACTTTCCAAGAGGGTGGCAAACCAACTTTTGTAGAACGCCTTGATGCGATTGATGTTGCTAAAACAGCAGGTTTGCCTTTAGCACCGATCATGATTTATGGCGATGATGTAACCCATTTACTTACCGAAGAAGGCATTGCTTATCTATATAAAGCAAGCAGCCAAGAAGAGCGCCAAGCCATGATTGCTGCGGTGGCAGGCGTGACCAGTATTGGTTTAACTCAGGACCCTAAAACCACAGCACGTTTAAGAAGCGAAGGCCTAGTGGTATTCCCTGAAGATTTAGGTATTCGCCGCACTGATGCGACACGTGAGCTTTTAGCTGCAAAAAATATTGCCGACTTAGTGACATGGTCCGATGGGCTATATCAACCTCCTGCAAAATTTAGGAGTTGGTAA
- a CDS encoding MFS transporter, which yields MLQNTMHRQVLILASSQSLFQTVSVIVMTIGGLAGGNIANTPTLATLPIASMFLGTALMMFPASMLMAHVGRRKGFLFGAFLGVIGGIIAAIGIFYSSLLFLALGTLCVGAYQSFAQFYRFAASEVASDAFRSRAISWVMAGGIVAALIGPTLARFGRPLFQHLEYIGSFLIISIISLVAMGILSSLHIADTVEQKTDFSAGRPWHQIVFQPTYLVALFGAVTGYGIMILGMTATPIAMRHSQHELGSITTVIQLHVLGMFLPSFFTGNLIARFGVLKIMFTGLLLFACYIGFALSGIEFASFAISLILLGVGWNFLFIGSTSLLTRTYTVAEKAKAQAINDMTVFVVGLICSFSAGALLNLFGWKVMNMALIPWLVIAAASLFWLSQKREKQLV from the coding sequence ATGCTTCAAAATACTATGCATCGCCAAGTGCTCATTTTGGCGAGCTCCCAATCACTTTTTCAAACCGTGTCAGTTATAGTGATGACTATTGGCGGTTTGGCTGGGGGCAATATTGCAAATACCCCAACACTTGCAACCTTACCTATTGCATCTATGTTTTTGGGTACCGCTTTAATGATGTTTCCAGCTTCCATGCTTATGGCACATGTAGGGCGGCGTAAGGGTTTTTTATTCGGTGCTTTTTTAGGTGTAATCGGTGGTATTATTGCAGCAATTGGTATTTTTTATAGCTCACTCCTATTTCTTGCCTTGGGAACACTATGCGTTGGCGCATATCAATCCTTTGCTCAGTTCTATCGTTTTGCCGCCAGTGAAGTAGCAAGTGATGCGTTCCGTTCACGTGCTATTTCTTGGGTTATGGCAGGTGGAATTGTTGCAGCACTGATTGGCCCGACTTTGGCTCGCTTTGGTCGGCCGTTATTCCAGCATTTAGAATATATCGGTTCATTTTTAATTATTAGCATCATCTCACTTGTCGCAATGGGCATCTTATCTAGCCTACATATTGCCGATACAGTTGAGCAAAAAACTGATTTTAGTGCTGGTCGCCCATGGCACCAGATTGTCTTTCAACCGACCTATTTAGTTGCTCTGTTTGGTGCAGTCACAGGCTACGGCATTATGATTTTAGGTATGACCGCAACTCCTATTGCCATGCGACATTCACAGCATGAACTTGGATCTATTACAACTGTCATTCAGCTTCATGTGCTTGGGATGTTCCTCCCTTCATTCTTTACTGGAAATTTGATTGCCCGATTCGGTGTACTTAAAATCATGTTTACGGGGCTTTTATTATTTGCCTGCTATATTGGATTTGCCCTGTCAGGTATCGAATTTGCCTCTTTTGCCATCTCTCTGATTTTATTAGGTGTGGGTTGGAACTTTTTATTTATTGGTAGCACGTCTTTACTTACCAGAACGTATACAGTTGCTGAAAAAGCCAAGGCGCAAGCTATTAATGATATGACTGTTTTTGTTGTCGGCTTAATCTGTTCGTTTAGTGCAGGTGCTTTACTCAACCTATTTGGCTGGAAAGTAATGAATATGGCGTTAATCCCATGGTTAGTCATTGCCGCAGCTTCTCTTTTCTGGCTAAGCCAAAAAAGAGAAAAACAACTGGTTTAA
- a CDS encoding GNAT family protein produces MSLTTPVELVGEHVILKPLSLTQAEALKEAVCDGELYNLWYTRVPRPEQMTAEIERRLGLQHAGSMLPFYIEDRKTGRALGMTTLMHIEEAHRRVEIGSTWYRKSAQRTPVNTECKKLLLAHAFETLNCIAIELRTSSLNVQSQAAIVRLGAKLDGVLRSHQIVKDDILRDTHVYSILKHEWPAVRQNLEWMLNKPR; encoded by the coding sequence ATGTCTTTGACTACACCAGTTGAGTTGGTTGGCGAACACGTTATTTTAAAGCCACTAAGTTTAACTCAAGCTGAAGCGCTCAAAGAGGCTGTTTGTGATGGGGAACTTTATAATCTTTGGTATACCCGTGTCCCAAGACCTGAACAGATGACTGCGGAAATTGAAAGACGTCTTGGTTTGCAACATGCTGGTTCTATGTTGCCATTTTATATTGAAGACCGAAAAACGGGGCGGGCGTTGGGCATGACGACTCTCATGCATATTGAAGAAGCTCATCGCCGTGTAGAAATTGGCTCAACTTGGTATCGCAAGTCTGCACAGAGAACCCCCGTTAATACTGAATGTAAAAAGCTATTGTTGGCTCATGCATTTGAGACTTTAAACTGTATTGCAATTGAGTTGCGTACATCTTCTTTAAATGTTCAAAGCCAAGCTGCAATTGTACGTTTAGGTGCAAAGCTTGATGGTGTACTCAGAAGCCATCAAATTGTGAAAGATGATATTTTGCGGGACACCCATGTTTACAGCATTTTAAAACATGAGTGGCCTGCGGTACGCCAAAATCTGGAATGGATGTTGAATAAACCGCGTTAA
- a CDS encoding FMN-binding negative transcriptional regulator, which produces MYIPDDFAENRLEELHALIQEYPFAVLFTHGSNGLDANHLPFELQANEGEFGVLHAHVSRINPVWQDIKNGDEVLVVFQAGDAYISPNWYPSKHEQHRQVPTWNYRVVHAYGRVTIRDDERYVRGVVARLTRTHEASQPEPWKMSDAPKDYLEPMLKAIVGIEIEITKLQGKSKLGQNKERRDILGAADGLSKSGHQTIADAMYSVAELNK; this is translated from the coding sequence ATGTATATCCCCGACGATTTTGCAGAAAACCGATTAGAGGAATTACATGCTCTTATTCAAGAGTATCCGTTTGCTGTGCTTTTTACTCATGGAAGCAATGGTTTAGATGCAAACCATCTTCCATTTGAGTTGCAGGCAAATGAAGGGGAGTTCGGCGTATTACATGCACATGTGTCTAGAATTAACCCTGTTTGGCAGGACATTAAAAATGGAGATGAGGTGTTGGTCGTATTTCAAGCAGGCGATGCTTATATTTCACCAAATTGGTACCCATCCAAACATGAACAGCACAGACAAGTGCCGACATGGAACTATAGGGTTGTGCATGCTTATGGCAGAGTAACCATTCGAGATGATGAACGTTACGTCCGTGGTGTGGTGGCTCGTTTAACTCGTACCCACGAGGCATCTCAACCAGAACCATGGAAAATGTCAGATGCTCCAAAAGACTATCTTGAACCGATGTTAAAAGCCATTGTGGGTATCGAAATTGAAATTACCAAGCTGCAAGGCAAATCAAAACTTGGGCAAAACAAAGAACGTCGTGACATTTTAGGCGCAGCAGATGGCCTATCGAAATCTGGTCATCAAACCATAGCAGATGCTATGTATAGTGTGGCTGAGTTAAATAAATAA
- a CDS encoding PLP-dependent aminotransferase family protein, which translates to MARMAKVVELPSIAKIDKSQGKISAQLTQALREAVQNGDLQSGDPLPSSRELAQTLGVARGTIIDAYDQLLAEGVFDSQARTGTYVSHALVKPSPKQSTKKDSDIPPAISLTKSARSYAKVLEEFKPLPHVPFAVSVPVGRAKPSDVWRKFGNKFRSRGAGSPSGYGEPQGVLSLRVAIADYVRRSRSVHCEPDQIVITPGIQQALYICSQILFEAKDEVWIEDPAYRGTTAIFEHAVQNIRMVRVPVDEEGIEVEAGIKLSKHARAAFVTPSHQYPLGMPMSLARRTSLLAWAKQQNAWIIEDDYDSELRYNGQPFPSLQGMAPDQVIYLGTFSKVLFPSLRLGYAVLPKELVAPFCGLRVLIDRHPPAADQHVLAAFIQEGYLERHIRRIRNVYAEVREHIIDLIEKYIPQELAWLQPGDQGMHMVLWLAPQINDIEVASTAINAGIAIKAISPTFSKERQRSGLIVGLSDFEPELLQQAIKKLSIIIQQHAKSI; encoded by the coding sequence ATGGCAAGAATGGCAAAAGTTGTTGAACTTCCGTCTATTGCAAAGATTGATAAAAGCCAAGGAAAGATTAGTGCTCAATTGACTCAAGCCTTACGCGAAGCCGTACAAAATGGCGATTTGCAGTCAGGAGATCCCTTGCCATCTTCTCGAGAACTGGCCCAAACACTTGGAGTTGCACGCGGAACCATTATTGACGCTTATGATCAGCTTTTGGCCGAAGGTGTTTTTGACTCTCAAGCACGGACTGGAACTTATGTATCTCATGCTTTAGTTAAACCGAGTCCTAAACAAAGCACCAAAAAAGATTCTGACATTCCTCCCGCTATATCTTTGACCAAATCTGCACGTTCTTATGCCAAAGTGCTCGAAGAATTTAAACCGCTTCCTCATGTTCCATTTGCCGTATCTGTACCCGTTGGGCGAGCCAAACCAAGTGATGTGTGGCGTAAGTTTGGCAATAAATTTAGATCTCGAGGAGCCGGTTCTCCTTCAGGCTATGGAGAACCTCAAGGTGTGTTGTCACTGAGAGTTGCTATAGCAGACTATGTACGCCGATCACGCTCTGTACACTGTGAACCTGATCAAATTGTGATTACCCCCGGAATTCAACAAGCACTTTATATTTGCAGCCAGATTTTATTTGAAGCAAAAGATGAAGTCTGGATTGAAGATCCGGCTTATCGAGGGACCACAGCGATTTTTGAACATGCTGTACAAAACATTCGTATGGTTCGTGTTCCTGTCGATGAAGAAGGTATTGAGGTTGAAGCTGGTATTAAACTTTCTAAACATGCCCGTGCGGCTTTTGTAACACCATCCCACCAATATCCACTCGGCATGCCGATGAGTCTAGCAAGACGCACAAGTTTATTGGCTTGGGCAAAACAGCAAAATGCATGGATCATTGAAGATGATTATGACAGTGAACTTCGTTATAACGGCCAGCCCTTCCCATCTTTACAAGGTATGGCACCGGATCAAGTGATTTATCTCGGTACGTTTAGCAAAGTCTTATTCCCGTCACTAAGACTGGGTTATGCCGTATTGCCTAAAGAACTCGTAGCACCGTTTTGTGGGCTTAGAGTCTTAATTGATCGGCACCCACCCGCTGCCGATCAGCACGTTTTGGCTGCTTTTATTCAAGAGGGTTATTTAGAACGACATATTCGACGTATTCGAAATGTTTACGCCGAAGTCCGAGAACACATTATTGATTTAATTGAAAAATACATCCCTCAAGAGCTGGCTTGGTTACAGCCGGGTGATCAAGGCATGCACATGGTATTATGGCTTGCGCCTCAGATAAATGACATTGAAGTTGCAAGCACTGCAATCAATGCAGGTATTGCAATTAAAGCCATTTCACCTACATTTTCAAAAGAACGACAACGTTCGGGTTTAATTGTTGGGTTAAGCGATTTTGAACCCGAACTTCTGCAACAAGCTATAAAAAAGCTATCAATAATTATTCAACAACACGCCAAGTCAATATAG